Proteins found in one Gemmatimonadota bacterium genomic segment:
- a CDS encoding DUF1552 domain-containing protein, whose translation MEFITGRHLPRRTFLRGMGAAVALPFMDAMVPAGRVWSGAARQAADPTRLVAIEMVHGAAGCNEWGASQNLWAPAATGRDFDLSPTALSPLEPFQDKLTIISNTDVRMAEAYKPHEIGGDHFRSSAVFLTQAHPKQTEGSDVFVGTSIDQLYAHRFGQDTPIPSMQLCIENINQSGGCAYGYTCVYTDSISWASPTEPLPVIRDPRVAFDQLFGAGGTAEERLTRRRTNSSILDWIGDRVAALKRELGPNDLERLDRYLENIREIERRIQGIEAHNSSGEPRELPEAPAGVPDSFEEHMHLMFDVQVLAFSSDVTRVFSLKMGRDSSARVFPESGSDRPFHPASHHGGRDESVLEFAKINRYHVSMLPYLLEKLQDVDEGGTSLLDKTMILYGSPMADSNLHNHRRAPLIALGGANGALEGGLHLKAPDGTPMANAMLSMLHGLGLDDMTNFGDSTGEFALSMPSLSSQG comes from the coding sequence ATGGAGTTCATCACCGGCAGGCATCTTCCCCGGCGCACATTCCTTCGTGGTATGGGAGCGGCGGTGGCGCTGCCCTTCATGGACGCGATGGTGCCCGCAGGCCGTGTGTGGTCTGGGGCAGCGCGCCAGGCCGCCGATCCCACGCGTCTCGTCGCGATCGAGATGGTGCACGGAGCCGCGGGCTGCAACGAATGGGGTGCGAGCCAAAACCTGTGGGCGCCGGCCGCAACAGGGCGGGACTTCGACCTCTCTCCCACCGCGCTGAGCCCGCTGGAACCGTTCCAGGACAAACTCACGATCATCAGCAATACCGACGTGCGCATGGCGGAGGCGTACAAGCCGCACGAAATCGGCGGCGACCACTTCCGCTCGAGTGCCGTCTTCTTGACCCAGGCGCATCCGAAGCAGACGGAGGGCTCCGATGTCTTCGTCGGCACGTCGATCGATCAGCTCTACGCGCACCGCTTCGGCCAGGATACGCCGATTCCCTCCATGCAGCTGTGCATCGAGAACATCAATCAGTCGGGGGGCTGCGCGTATGGGTACACCTGCGTGTATACCGACTCCATCAGTTGGGCGTCTCCGACCGAACCGCTTCCCGTGATCCGGGATCCGCGCGTCGCCTTCGACCAGCTCTTCGGAGCGGGTGGCACTGCTGAAGAGCGCCTCACGCGTCGTCGCACCAACTCGAGCATACTGGACTGGATCGGGGACCGTGTCGCCGCGCTCAAGCGCGAGCTCGGGCCGAACGATCTCGAGCGCCTCGACCGGTACCTGGAGAACATCCGTGAGATCGAGCGGCGCATCCAGGGCATCGAGGCGCACAACTCGAGCGGGGAGCCCAGAGAGCTGCCCGAGGCGCCGGCCGGTGTCCCGGATTCCTTCGAAGAGCACATGCACTTGATGTTCGACGTCCAGGTGCTGGCCTTCTCCTCAGACGTAACGCGCGTCTTCTCTCTCAAGATGGGCCGCGACTCCTCTGCGCGAGTCTTTCCTGAGAGTGGGTCCGATCGCCCGTTCCACCCGGCGTCGCACCACGGGGGTCGGGACGAGTCGGTTCTGGAGTTCGCCAAGATCAACCGATACCACGTCAGCATGCTGCCATATCTGCTGGAGAAGTTGCAGGACGTTGATGAAGGCGGCACCTCGCTGCTCGACAAGACCATGATTCTTTACGGCTCGCCGATGGCCGACTCCAACTTGCACAACCATCGTCGCGCACCGCTGATCGCGCTCGGCGGCGCAAACGGGGCCCTGGAGGGTGGACTCCATTTGAAGGCACCGGACGGGACCCCGATGGCGAACGCGATGCTCAGCATGCTGCATGGGCTGGGTCTGGACGACATGACCAATTTCGGCGACAGCACGGGCGAATTCGCTCTCTCGATGCCTTCGCTCTCGAGCCAGGGCTGA